In a genomic window of Penaeus vannamei isolate JL-2024 chromosome 38, ASM4276789v1, whole genome shotgun sequence:
- the LOC138859890 gene encoding RNA-binding protein 25-like, with the protein ERKRKRARERKRKRARERKRRERERERERERERERERERERERERESEREREREREREREREREREREREREKRKKEKKTQLIL; encoded by the exons gagagaaagagaaagagagcgagagagagaaagagaaagagagcgagagagagaaagaga agagagagagagagagagagagagagagagagagagagagagagagagagagagagagagagagagagagagagagagagcgagagagagagagagagagagagagagagagagagagagagagagagagagagagagagagagagagagagagaga aaagaaagaaagaaaagaaaacacaactaATTTTGTGA